In a genomic window of Erigeron canadensis isolate Cc75 chromosome 5, C_canadensis_v1, whole genome shotgun sequence:
- the LOC122599044 gene encoding phospholipase A1-IIdelta-like has translation MESTTQSKTSWLELLGSNNWEGLLDPFDINLRNLILRCGDFCQATYDAFNNDKNSKYAGSSRYGKKSFFHKVMLQPSPDDYQVAAFIYATAKVSVPEAFFLHSLSREAWDRESNWIGYIATTSDEVSKTLGRREIYVVWRGTSRDFEWINVLGAINASAEPLLSQKTIGLLKAGAADNSSSSDSDEDEAVPKVMQGWLTIYTSDDPNSAFTKVSARTQVLTTIKQLVDKYKDEEVSVILTGHSLGASLSILAAFDLAENGITVPIAAFVFGSPQVGNQVFNDRLSQFPNVKILHIRNKIDLIPLYPSRLLGYVDSGVQFEIDTRKSGSLKNSTNTGDWHNLQGMLHVVAGWNGADGEFELKVERSLSLVNKSSEFLKDEFLIPGSWWIEKNKGMILNEKGEWVLEPPDEEDIPVPENTE, from the coding sequence ATGGAATCCACAACTCAATCCAAAACTTCATGGCTGGAGCTACTTGGTAGCAACAACTGGGAAGGCCTTCTTGACCCTTTTGACATCAATCTGCGAAATCTCATTCTCCGGTGTGGCGACTTCTGTCAAGCCACTTACGACGCTTTCAACAATGACAAAAACTCAAAGTATGCTGGGAGTAGTCGGTATggcaaaaaatcattttttcacAAAGTCATGCTTCAACCATCCCCTGATGATTACCAAGTCGCTGCTTTCATCTATGCAACGGCTAAAGTATCTGTTCCTgaagctttctttcttcattctcTTTCTCGTGAAGCATGGGACAGAGAATCGAATTGGATTGGATATATTGCAACTACTAGTGATGAGGTGAGCAAGACATTAGGACGACGTGAGATATACGTCGTGTGGAGAGGAACTAGTCGAGATTTTGAATGGATTAATGTTTTAGGAGCTATAAACGCGTCTGCTGAACCACTGTTAAGCCAAAAGACAATTGGTTTACTTAAAGCAGGTGCTGCAGATAACAGCAGCAGCAGTGATAGTGATGAGGACGAGGCGGTACCAAAGGTTATGCAGGGTTGGTTAACGATTTACACTTCAGATGACCCGAATTCAGCTTTTACAAAAGTGAGTGCAAGAACACAAGTGTTGACCACTATTAAGCAGTTGGTGGATAAGTATAAAGATGAAGAAGTTAGTGTAATACTTACAGGACACAGTCTTGGTGCAAGTTTATCGATCTTGGCTGCTTTTGATCTTGCTGAAAATGGGATCACGGTCCCAATTGCAGCATTTGTGTTTGGTTCACCACAAGTGGGCAACCAAGTATTTAACGATCGTCTCAGTCAATTCCCCAATGTGAAAATCCTGCACATAAGGAACAAGATTGATTTGATTCCGCTTTACCCGAGTAGACTATTGGGGTATGTGGATTCGGGTGTGCAGTTTGAAATCGATACACGTAAGTCTGGGAGCTTGAAGAACTCAACGAACACTGGTGACTGGCATAACTTGCAGGGAATGTTGCATGTAGTGGCCGGGTGGAATGGGGCCGACGGTGAGTTTGAGTTGAAGGTCGAAAGGAGTTTGTCATTGGTGAATAAATCAAGTGAATTCTTGAAAGATGAGTTCTTAATTCCAGGATCGTGGTGGATCGAGAAGAACAAAGGTATGATTCTGAATGAAAAAGGCGAATGGGTTTTGGAACCGCCTGATGAAGAGGACATTCCTGTCCCCGAGAACACAGAGTGA